A stretch of the Vigna radiata var. radiata cultivar VC1973A chromosome 7, Vradiata_ver6, whole genome shotgun sequence genome encodes the following:
- the LOC106766010 gene encoding uncharacterized protein LOC106766010, producing the protein MCECKEAATPMATNCYLDKGEKGKDDDQRIYKGMIESLHMATNSYIDKGEKGKDVDQRMYRVKGTKGENLFLEGYSDLDFGGCKLDRKSTSGICHLLGGSPISWNSKKQACVALSTTEAKYIAAGSCCAQSL; encoded by the exons ATGTGTGAATGCAAAGAAGCAGCCACACCTATGGCAACAAACTGCTATCTTGACAAGGGTGAGAAAGGTAAAGACGATGATCAAAGGATCTATAAAGGTATGATTGAATCCTTACACATGGCAACCAACAGTTATATTGACAAGGGTGAGAAAGGTAAAGATGTTGATCAAAGGATGTACAGAG tgaaagGAACTAAAGGTGAAAATCTGTTCCTTGAAGGATATAGTGATTTAGATTTTGGTGGATGCAAACTAGATAGGAAAAGCACTAGTGGCATATGTCATCTTCTAGGTGGTTCACCGATCTCCTGGAATTCAAAGAAACAGGCTTGTGTGGCTCTGTCCACTACTGAAGCCAAGTACATTGCAGCAGGAAGTTGTTGTGCTCAATCTCTTTAG